In Lacinutrix sp. Bg11-31, the DNA window AAAAATTCTGGCCATTCTACAGAGTTTGTCATTTGATCTATAATAAACCCTATTATTTTATTACCATACTCAATATCTAATCTAGTAGATTTATTTATTGCTGACTTTTTTCTGTAATGAGCATTTTCAACTCTATTTGAAATTCTTCTAACAAAAAACTTCTCTGGGAAATCTAAGAATAATATAATCTTTTGAACAATTTCGTCTGAAAGAGTTCCCAAACCCTTTTCAAATTTTGATAAATTTGACTGAGACAATCCATTTATATGAGAAGCTAAGTCTGTTTGTGAATATTTTCTGTATTCACGTGCAAAAATTAACTGCTTATAATTAAGTTCCATTTTTTTATTTAGTTTATTTAGTTAATAAAAAGTTGCATCCAATTCTAATTATTTATTCGAAACGTTTTTTCTAACAACTTCAGATCGCAGTTTCGGCATAGCGATTTTTTCTTCTTTTGAAATAGAAATTGTTTTAACAGTTGAAGCACTATCTCTATTAATTTCCCACTTAACTTGGTCTTCATCTATATAGACAAGTTTCGGGTTAATTATTCTACCAATACTATCTTTACTGTAACCAAAAAACAATATAGGCTCAGCAACGAATGTAGTATCATCAAACAACGGAATTGATAATTGCTGAGAGATAGCTGTCACAGATTTAGTCTTAATATTCATTGGTAATCCTTTCTGATTAAACTTCTTAAAAAGAATAATATATCCATTAATACGAAGTGTAAATCGTTTGTATTTACCAAACTTCCAATTTCTTGGAAAATGCTCTTGAATACTCTGTATCATTTTGGAATTTAAAAGCGAAGCTTCAAACCCTCTAGCTCTAGCCTCAGGAGGCGTTTGAACGACCTCTTCTTTATAATTATTTAAAGCGCTATAAAACGCTGAAAACATCAATAAAAGTTCGTTCTTCAAATCATTTTGGCAACCTTCTAAGGATGCTAATCGTCTTTTGTATGACGGGTTTTCCGTTTTTTTTTGTAAATTTGTAATCATAAAATTATTTATATTTAAATATTATACAATAATCGGATGCAACCGATTATAAATATCTCTGCTGTAACAGAGATATTTTTTTGAATTACAAATATATAATAATCATTTTAAATTGTATGTTTGATTATATAATTTTTATATTAAATTGTAAAAAGTTATAAACAATTTCTAGCCAACCTTTTCAGTATAAATAAAATTCCCGCCCCAACCATAAGGTGTTATTTTATATTTTCCTTTTATTTTAATAACATCTACTTCAATACCACTAGGCCACATTTTAATTTCAGTTAAAAAAGGTAATTCTACTTTAAAGACACTTACTTTTTCACCATTAATCACCTGTATAATACGACCTTCAATAAGTTTAATTTTATTCATTTTCTATATTTTAATATGTTTACTACAAAAATAGAGGCACAAACCTCAGTTATAGAACAAGGCTTATAGCTAAAAAGATTCAGTAATTAATATATTAAAAAAGAAGAAATTCTTCAGTCATTAGCTACGTTATAAACTATCAATTAAAACCATATTCTAGTTTCCTTAGCCTTCTAAATAACAACTCAAGTTACAAAAACTCTAATTTAAATTCAACGCTTCAAATCCAATTTTATAAATATTCCCTGTTCCATTTTGGGCTCTATTAGCAAATGCTTTTAATTCTTTTACAGAATTTATTTTAGTAGAATCGTTTACTATTCTTTCGCTTGTAAAATATAAATTGTTTTGGTTAACATCTACAAAAGGACAAAAATCCAATTTTATCGAATTAATATTTTCTCCCATATTTTTAGAGAGGCTCCAATTGCCTGCTTTATCTTTTACGCTATAATACAAGTCACCTCCTCCAAAGCCATCTGCTCTACCATAAGAGCTAAAAATTAATAGATTTTCTTCTGGATTTACAAAGGCATTAAACTCGTAATGTTTTGTATTTATAGTACTATCTAAAACGGTTGCTTTTTGGTAATCTCCATTAATTTTTTTAGCCATAAAAATATCTTCTTTACCAATACCATTGGCTTTTGTGGCTGTAAAATATAAATTTCCGTTATTGCTTACAGAAGGATAAAATTCGTCTTGCTCTGTATTTATA includes these proteins:
- a CDS encoding exo-alpha-sialidase, producing MILKNTHLLVLSLSLFSLGCKDTTTTQPNTLNLEAATNKVQLLGEGIISTGLYERDLAIAPDGNQLIYTLGDYKQEKRSLVQINKVDGKWSEPELVDFSGTYQDIEPFYANEGNTLFFASNRPMDNNTKRKDYNIWCSNKVDGKWSQPKPLNKTINTEQDEFYPSVSNNGNLYFTATKANGIGKEDIFMAKKINGDYQKATVLDSTINTKHYEFNAFVNPEENLLIFSSYGRADGFGGGDLYYSVKDKAGNWSLSKNMGENINSIKLDFCPFVDVNQNNLYFTSERIVNDSTKINSVKELKAFANRAQNGTGNIYKIGFEALNLN